CGGCGAACGCGATATCTTCGATTATTCGCTCGCCGTCGCACGCGGATGGGGCATCGGGCTTGATCAGGACGATAATCCTGCGGCACTGCTCTTTATCGCGGTTGACGACCGGAAATACTTTACCCACGTTAGCAAAGACCTCGAGGACGAACTCCCTGATGGTCTCGTCGGCGATCTTCAGCGTCGTTACCTTGTGCCGGAGTTTCGCAAAGGCAACTACGGGAAAGGCATCGCCGATACGATCGAAATGTACATTCGCACCTATGAGGCCCGCAGCAGCGGCTCGGTGCTGACACCAACGCTGCCGAATAACGAAGGCCCAAGCGAGGCTCCGCTTTTCAGCATATTTTGCTGTCTCGCTATCATGCTTTTTCTGATACTTGTGGCCTGGTCAAACCGCAACAAACGCGGCCGATCGGATGATGATAACGACCGTTGGGGCGGCGGTGGATTCGGCGGGGGCGGCGGAGCATTGCCCTGGATAATCCTCGGCGGCTCGGGCGGCAGCTCGTCTGACAGTTCGTCGTCCTGGGACTGGGGCGGAGGTGGCGGCTCGGATTGGGGCGGCTTTGGCGGCGGCGGCGATTTCGGAGGCGGCGGTGCCGGCGGCGATTGGTAGCGGGAACAATTATGCAGAATCAATTTTCAGCATTTATCGATGACCTAAAGACGACCCACGGCCGCAATCTCGCTTCGGTTGTTCTTTACGGCTCGGCCGCGGCCGGAGATTTTATCCCGACGCGGTCCGATTACAATATCCTCAT
This is a stretch of genomic DNA from Acidobacteriota bacterium. It encodes these proteins:
- a CDS encoding TPM domain-containing protein, which translates into the protein MKLKSQAPFAAFLLLIFHLAVALPAVAQDEPFSINRSPLPAPTGFVNDFAGVLSPEDKNNVETRLREFRDKTGVEISVAVVRTTGERDIFDYSLAVARGWGIGLDQDDNPAALLFIAVDDRKYFTHVSKDLEDELPDGLVGDLQRRYLVPEFRKGNYGKGIADTIEMYIRTYEARSSGSVLTPTLPNNEGPSEAPLFSIFCCLAIMLFLILVAWSNRNKRGRSDDDNDRWGGGGFGGGGGALPWIILGGSGGSSSDSSSSWDWGGGGGSDWGGFGGGGDFGGGGAGGDW